A part of Mycolicibacterium sp. TUM20985 genomic DNA contains:
- a CDS encoding (Fe-S)-binding protein, protein MTDPASRHTDELSVAAAIDTEGVGFGIFDAHHPPSEELIDDCVHCGFCLPTCPTYLLEGNEANSPRGRVYLMEAGKAGEVPMDQDFVANFDACLGCMACVTSCPSGVKYDQLIEAVRPQIERNWERTRADRLFRTLIFSLFPYPTRLRPAALFGALYQRLGLRRLLMATGLLDRLPARLRAMEALLPDLSLRDVVARQPAFTPAVGTSRQRVGMLSGCVQRVFFGDVNAAATRVLAAEGCDVVAPKDQQCCGALSSHSGREEEAIARARRLIDVFDAADVQSIVVNVAGCGSSMKEYAVLLRDDPDYADRAAAFSAKVRDISELLAELGPVAPRHPIPARVAYHDACHLAHAQGIRAQPRAVLHGIPQLTVTDIPEPDICCGSAGIYNLVQPDAAERLGQRKVEQINTTAPDAVVTSNAGCLLQIRRYLDAGVPLFHPVQLIDASIRGVNPIPSRGPDHV, encoded by the coding sequence ATGACCGATCCAGCTTCCCGACACACCGACGAGCTCTCGGTGGCGGCGGCGATCGATACCGAGGGCGTTGGCTTCGGCATCTTCGATGCGCACCACCCGCCGAGTGAGGAACTCATCGACGACTGCGTGCACTGCGGCTTCTGCCTGCCCACCTGCCCCACCTACCTACTCGAGGGCAACGAGGCCAACTCCCCGCGCGGGCGCGTCTACCTCATGGAGGCGGGCAAGGCCGGTGAGGTGCCGATGGACCAGGATTTCGTAGCGAACTTCGACGCCTGCCTGGGCTGCATGGCGTGCGTGACGTCGTGTCCGTCCGGGGTGAAGTACGACCAGCTCATCGAGGCCGTCCGGCCGCAGATCGAACGCAACTGGGAGCGCACCCGAGCCGATCGCCTGTTCCGGACTTTGATCTTCAGCCTGTTCCCTTACCCCACGCGACTCCGCCCCGCGGCCCTCTTCGGTGCGCTCTACCAGCGTCTCGGGCTGCGTCGGCTACTGATGGCCACCGGCCTGCTCGACCGGCTCCCGGCCCGGCTGCGTGCGATGGAAGCCCTCCTGCCAGACCTGTCACTGCGCGACGTGGTAGCCCGCCAGCCCGCCTTCACCCCCGCCGTCGGCACCTCGCGCCAACGCGTCGGGATGCTCTCGGGATGCGTCCAGCGCGTCTTCTTCGGTGACGTCAACGCGGCCGCCACCCGGGTACTGGCTGCCGAGGGATGCGACGTCGTCGCCCCCAAGGACCAGCAGTGCTGCGGGGCGCTGTCCAGCCACTCCGGCCGCGAAGAGGAAGCGATCGCGCGCGCGCGCCGGCTCATCGACGTCTTCGACGCTGCCGACGTCCAGAGCATCGTGGTCAACGTTGCCGGTTGCGGCTCATCGATGAAGGAGTACGCCGTGCTCCTGCGTGACGACCCCGACTATGCCGACCGCGCCGCCGCCTTCAGCGCCAAGGTCCGCGACATCTCGGAGCTTCTGGCCGAACTCGGACCCGTCGCGCCGCGCCACCCCATTCCCGCCCGTGTCGCCTACCACGACGCCTGCCATCTGGCCCACGCCCAGGGGATCAGGGCCCAGCCGCGCGCGGTCCTGCACGGCATTCCGCAGCTGACCGTCACCGACATCCCCGAACCCGACATCTGCTGCGGCTCGGCTGGCATCTACAACCTCGTCCAACCCGACGCCGCCGAGCGGCTCGGCCAACGCAAGGTCGAGCAGATCAACACCACCGCACCCGACGCGGTCGTGACCTCGAATGCGGGCTGCCTCCTGCAGATCCGGCGCTACCTGGATGCCGGCGTGCCCCTGTTCCATCCCGTCCAGCTCATCGACGCCTCCATCCGCGGCGTCAATCCGATCCCGTCGAGAGGGCCCGACCATGTATGA
- a CDS encoding FAD-linked oxidase C-terminal domain-containing protein produces MTSTQVRAAPTGDITGTMADELRRRLSPDRVITDRTRLKAYECDGLTGYRVIPALVALPESTEEVAAVVAACARAHVPFVARGAGTGLSGGALPVADGVVVSLARMRRILDIDVANRRMTVEPGVTNADISRAVVAHDLYFAPDPSSQTVCTIGGNIAENSGGAHCMKYGFTSNHVHGMTLVLPDATVVTVGGDGPEVVGPDLRGAVIGSEGTLAIATSVTVRLMRRPEAVRTLVADFTSPAAAGEAVSGIIAAGIVPAAVEMLDALAIEACEAAVHAGFSLDTAAALVVELDGPAHECDEGFAEVERICRAAGTTGIRFAADADERALIWKGRKAAFAAMGRISPDYYVQDGVIPRTRLGEVLASMQEMADEAGLRVANVFHAGDGNLHPLVLYDAAVEGESERGEHLSTAIAELCVQMGGSITGEHGVGTDKACSMPKMFSEDDLAVMKRLRAAFDPDGIANPGKIFPTPRLCGERPGPYRVHPLEAAGVIERM; encoded by the coding sequence ATGACGTCGACGCAGGTCAGGGCGGCACCGACCGGTGACATCACCGGCACGATGGCCGACGAACTCCGTCGACGGCTCTCGCCGGACCGAGTCATCACCGACCGGACTCGCCTCAAGGCCTATGAGTGCGACGGGCTCACTGGTTACCGCGTGATCCCCGCACTGGTAGCACTGCCGGAGTCCACCGAGGAGGTGGCGGCCGTGGTCGCGGCGTGTGCACGCGCCCACGTCCCGTTCGTCGCCCGTGGTGCGGGCACCGGCTTGTCGGGCGGCGCCCTGCCGGTTGCCGACGGCGTGGTGGTGTCCCTGGCGCGGATGCGTCGAATCCTCGACATCGACGTGGCCAATCGGCGGATGACCGTCGAGCCCGGCGTCACCAACGCCGACATCAGCCGCGCCGTGGTCGCACACGACCTGTACTTCGCCCCCGACCCGTCCAGCCAGACGGTGTGCACCATCGGTGGCAACATCGCCGAGAACTCGGGCGGCGCGCACTGCATGAAGTACGGCTTCACCAGCAACCACGTGCACGGCATGACGCTGGTGCTGCCCGACGCCACGGTGGTCACCGTCGGCGGGGATGGGCCCGAGGTGGTCGGCCCGGACCTGCGCGGCGCCGTGATCGGTTCCGAGGGAACCCTCGCGATCGCCACCTCCGTCACCGTGCGCCTGATGCGCCGCCCCGAAGCCGTCCGCACGCTGGTGGCCGACTTCACCAGCCCCGCTGCCGCGGGTGAGGCGGTCAGCGGCATCATCGCGGCCGGGATCGTCCCCGCCGCAGTGGAAATGCTCGACGCACTCGCCATCGAAGCGTGCGAGGCCGCCGTCCACGCCGGTTTCTCCCTCGACACCGCTGCCGCACTCGTCGTGGAACTCGATGGCCCGGCGCACGAATGCGACGAGGGGTTCGCCGAGGTCGAGCGGATCTGCCGCGCCGCCGGCACCACCGGAATCCGGTTCGCAGCCGACGCCGACGAGCGCGCACTGATCTGGAAGGGCCGCAAGGCCGCCTTCGCCGCGATGGGGCGGATCAGCCCCGACTACTACGTGCAGGACGGCGTCATCCCCCGCACCCGCCTCGGCGAGGTGCTGGCGAGCATGCAGGAGATGGCCGACGAGGCCGGGCTGCGAGTGGCGAACGTCTTCCACGCCGGAGACGGCAACCTGCACCCGCTGGTGCTCTACGACGCAGCGGTGGAGGGGGAGTCCGAGCGTGGCGAACACCTGTCCACGGCGATCGCGGAGCTGTGTGTCCAGATGGGCGGGTCGATCACCGGCGAGCACGGCGTGGGTACCGACAAGGCGTGCTCGATGCCGAAGATGTTCTCCGAGGACGATCTGGCGGTGATGAAGCGGCTGCGTGCTGCGTTCGACCCGGACGGAATTGCCAACCCCGGCAAGATCTTTCCCACCCCGAGGCTATGTGGCGAGCGTCCCGGACCCTACCGCGTGCATCCTCTCGAGGCAGCTGGCGTGATCGAGCGCATGTGA
- a CDS encoding L-lactate permease, with protein MYEQIFDPIGGSLALSSAFAALPLLTIFVLLGAVRMKAQWAALIALAVALIVAVAVYGMPVGQAFSSAAEGATFGIFPIMWIVVTAIWIYNMTVETGHFGVLRRSFGTVSSDQRVQAVIIAFCFGGLMEALAGFGTPVAISAVMLIALGFSPMKAATVALVANTAPVAFGAIAVPITTLAKITGIPVDDLASTVGRQTPILALFVPLVLVLIVDGRRGIRQCWLPAVVAGVVFAIGQFVSSNFLSVELTDIIASLAAAGALVILMRVWQPSEELTVERLSEDEMQDRISNAESSAHAVETGDRGRGTTAVSTRSGGVSGDGTPPNDSGRKVPRGASDGHDDRGDHPHDDADSKREVLKAYSPYLIIIAVFSLAQIGPIKTLLAKGAVTFPWPGLNIVTPAGKPPSGVTFAFGWLSAAGTLLLISGLITMAVLGLSPASALKAFGATLSQLKWAIVTVAAVLALAYVMNFSGQTITIGQWIAGTGSFFAFLSPVLGWLGVAVTGSDTSSNALFGTLQVAAAQKAGLSEVLLAAANSSGGVLGKMISPQNLAIAAAATGMAGKEGDLFRKVIGWSIGFLLLMCVLVYLQSTPVLAWMLP; from the coding sequence ATGTATGAGCAGATCTTCGATCCGATAGGTGGATCGCTCGCACTGTCCTCGGCGTTCGCGGCGCTGCCGCTACTGACCATCTTCGTGCTGCTGGGTGCCGTGCGAATGAAGGCCCAGTGGGCTGCGCTGATAGCCCTGGCGGTGGCGTTGATCGTTGCGGTCGCCGTCTACGGCATGCCCGTCGGGCAAGCCTTCAGCAGCGCCGCCGAGGGCGCCACCTTTGGGATCTTCCCGATCATGTGGATCGTCGTGACGGCCATTTGGATCTACAACATGACGGTCGAGACTGGCCACTTCGGCGTGCTGCGCCGCTCGTTCGGCACCGTGTCGAGCGACCAGCGTGTCCAGGCGGTCATCATCGCGTTCTGCTTCGGCGGGCTGATGGAGGCCCTCGCCGGCTTCGGGACGCCGGTTGCCATCAGTGCGGTCATGCTCATCGCGCTGGGGTTCTCGCCGATGAAGGCGGCCACGGTCGCACTGGTCGCGAACACCGCGCCCGTCGCATTCGGCGCCATCGCGGTACCCATCACGACGCTGGCCAAGATCACCGGAATCCCCGTTGACGACCTGGCCTCCACCGTCGGCCGGCAGACCCCGATCCTTGCCTTGTTCGTACCGCTGGTGCTCGTCCTGATCGTCGACGGCCGTCGAGGGATCCGGCAGTGCTGGCTGCCGGCCGTCGTCGCCGGGGTGGTGTTCGCAATCGGGCAGTTCGTCTCGTCGAATTTCTTATCCGTCGAGTTGACCGACATCATTGCCTCACTTGCCGCCGCTGGCGCACTGGTCATTCTGATGCGGGTCTGGCAGCCGTCCGAGGAACTCACCGTCGAGCGCCTGAGCGAGGACGAGATGCAGGACCGGATCTCCAACGCCGAGTCGTCGGCCCACGCCGTCGAGACGGGTGACCGCGGTCGCGGCACCACCGCGGTGTCCACCCGATCGGGGGGCGTATCCGGCGATGGCACGCCGCCGAACGATTCCGGTCGGAAGGTACCCCGAGGAGCATCCGACGGCCACGATGATCGGGGTGACCACCCGCACGACGACGCCGATTCCAAGCGGGAGGTGCTCAAGGCATATTCGCCCTACCTCATCATCATCGCCGTGTTCTCCCTGGCGCAGATCGGCCCCATCAAGACGCTGCTCGCCAAGGGCGCCGTGACCTTCCCCTGGCCGGGGCTGAACATCGTTACCCCGGCGGGCAAACCGCCGTCAGGCGTGACCTTCGCCTTCGGATGGCTGTCCGCGGCCGGCACGCTTCTGCTCATCTCCGGCCTCATCACGATGGCCGTCCTCGGGCTAAGTCCCGCCTCTGCGCTCAAGGCCTTCGGCGCGACCCTCAGCCAGCTCAAGTGGGCGATCGTCACCGTGGCCGCCGTCCTAGCTCTGGCGTACGTGATGAACTTCTCCGGCCAGACCATCACCATTGGTCAGTGGATCGCCGGGACCGGCAGCTTCTTCGCCTTCCTGTCCCCCGTGCTCGGCTGGCTTGGCGTCGCGGTGACGGGTTCGGACACCTCGTCGAACGCGCTATTCGGCACCCTGCAGGTCGCCGCAGCGCAGAAGGCGGGCCTGAGTGAGGTGCTACTCGCGGCGGCCAACAGCTCGGGTGGCGTGCTCGGCAAGATGATCTCCCCGCAGAACCTCGCGATCGCCGCGGCGGCCACTGGCATGGCGGGTAAGGAGGGCGACCTGTTCCGCAAGGTCATCGGATGGTCAATAGGTTTCCTATTGTTGATGTGCGTGTTGGTCTACCTGCAGTCCACGCCGGTGCTGGCCTGGATGCTGCCGTGA
- a CDS encoding FAD-binding oxidoreductase gives MTAPATRRQDVQRPGTVAEAAQLLRDSTGSVLVRGGGTKLDWAGRVSDPDLLLDTTDLSGVLTHNPGDMTASVRAGTTLDTLQDHLAESGQWLALDPPSAANGATLGGLLAAGDSGPSRLRYGGLRDLVIGVTLVLPDGTVARSGGHVIKNVAGYDLAKLVHGSLGSLALIGEVVLRLHPRPPAELTTTGTADATQATAAALALAASPLEPAAVEWISGEPGRLLVRFHGTQASVEAAGTRAADLLAGLGIHADVIEDAAATWREHGAAVLGADDETVLRIAGLPSGLDHLAGHVVEEAGRAGLDAHVVSSAALGMHTVRLRGASAPEHATMLTALREYAAKHRLSLLLRHRPDGVEDLVDALGPPPSTLELLRRIKTQFDPTGRLAPGRFQPWY, from the coding sequence ATGACCGCACCCGCGACCCGGCGGCAGGACGTGCAGCGCCCCGGCACAGTGGCCGAGGCCGCGCAGCTCCTGCGGGACTCCACCGGCTCGGTGCTGGTCCGCGGCGGCGGAACCAAGCTCGATTGGGCGGGCCGGGTGTCCGACCCGGACCTGCTCCTCGACACCACCGACCTTTCCGGGGTCTTGACCCACAACCCCGGTGACATGACCGCATCGGTCCGCGCGGGCACCACCCTCGACACCTTGCAGGACCACCTCGCCGAGAGCGGTCAGTGGCTGGCACTGGATCCGCCGAGCGCAGCCAACGGAGCGACGCTGGGTGGGCTCTTGGCAGCCGGGGACTCGGGACCGTCGCGGCTTCGCTACGGCGGGCTGCGCGATCTGGTCATCGGCGTCACGCTCGTGCTCCCCGACGGCACCGTCGCCCGCTCCGGTGGCCACGTCATCAAGAACGTCGCCGGCTATGACCTCGCCAAGTTGGTACACGGTTCGCTCGGCTCGCTCGCCCTGATCGGTGAGGTCGTCCTGCGGCTGCACCCGCGGCCCCCGGCCGAACTGACGACGACGGGCACCGCCGACGCGACGCAGGCCACCGCGGCCGCACTCGCGCTCGCTGCCTCTCCGCTCGAACCCGCGGCCGTGGAATGGATCTCGGGTGAGCCGGGGCGGCTCCTCGTGCGATTTCACGGCACCCAGGCCTCGGTCGAGGCGGCCGGCACCCGCGCCGCCGATCTGCTGGCAGGGCTTGGCATCCACGCCGATGTGATCGAAGACGCCGCGGCCACTTGGCGGGAACACGGCGCAGCCGTTCTCGGTGCCGACGACGAGACGGTCCTCCGCATCGCAGGGCTGCCCAGCGGACTCGACCATCTCGCCGGCCACGTCGTGGAAGAGGCCGGCCGCGCCGGCCTGGACGCGCACGTCGTCTCCAGTGCCGCACTGGGGATGCACACCGTCCGGCTTCGCGGCGCATCGGCGCCGGAGCACGCGACGATGCTGACGGCCCTGCGCGAGTACGCCGCGAAGCATCGCCTGAGCCTCCTGCTGCGCCATCGCCCCGACGGCGTCGAGGACCTCGTCGACGCGCTCGGTCCGCCTCCGTCGACCCTCGAACTCCTCCGAAGGATCAAGACCCAGTTCGACCCCACCGGGCGTCTTGCACCAGGCCGCTTCCAGCCCTGGTACTGA